AAATGTAACCGTATTTCTTCATTTTGATAGCATAATGCTATATCTTTCTCTTTAAAATCCCTCGTTGGATATTCCTTCTCCAAAAAAAGATCATCTTTTTGTCACCCTTTTCTATGAGTTATGTATAGTTATAATAAAACAAGGATGAAATTGCAATTTAATTAAAAAATAGATAATAAGATGAATAAGTTCGAAAATATATATCAAGATGCTGCTTTAATGAGAAAGTTTCTTTTGGGAGAAGCGAATGAAGCAGAACGGAAAGAGCTTGAAAAACGATTGGCGGAATGCCCGGACTTAAAGAAAGTGTATGAGCAGTTGCAGAATGGTGAAACATTGAAGGCTGCGTTTGGAGAATATAAAGATTATTCATCAAAGAAAGCTTATCAATCTTTCCTTCAGAAAATCGGACGAATGGAGAAGAAGGAACGTAAGCCTTCTATTTCCCGGGTTTGGTGGTATGCTGCTGCGGCTGTCATAGTTCTGGCTGTCGGCCTTTCATTCTATATGTCGAATTTCTATTCGGCAGTAGAGGAGAAGAGAGTTCTTATTCAGCCGGGTACACAACAGGCACAGTTAACGTTACCTGACGGTAGCATTATTGATGTGGATAAAAAAGAAGTGAATGTGGTAGTAGATGGCGTTCAAGTAAAATATAAGAAAGGAGTACTGTCTTATCAACCAACCGTTACAACACAACATGAGGAAGAAAGTACCGAAGAAAAACCGGTTAAATCCAATGAGTTGGTTATACCGCGTGGGGGTGAAAATACCGTAATCCTGGCGGATGGAACTACTGTTCATTTGAATGCCGGCTCCAAACTAACTTATCCGGTACGTTTTGCAGGTAAGCGGAGAGTTGTGGCATTGGAAGGCGAGGCCTATTTTGATGTCGTGAAAGACGAAACACGGCCATTCATCGTGCAGACTCATCTTGGAGAGGTAACTGTGCTTGGTACTGCCTTCAATATCAATGCTTATACCGATGCGTCTGTTTACACAACGTTGGTACACGGAAAAGTACAGTTCTCTTCATCAAGCATCGGAACTATTATTCTTTCGCCGGGGGAGCAGGCTGTGGTTTCTGCCAACGGTTCGGAAAAACGTATGGTAGATCTGGATGAATATGTCGGTTGGGTAGACGGGAGGTATGTCTTTAATAACCGCCCTTTAGGAGAGATAATGCAGACATTCGAACGTTGGTACGACATACAGGTTTATTATGAGACTCCCCATTTGCGTGACATTACTTATAGTGGTAGTTTGAAACGCTATGGAACAATAAATTCATTCCTGGATGCACTGGAACTGACAGGAGATCTGACTTATAAAATCAGTGGAAGGAACATATTGATATATGATAAGGTAGAAGAATTGGAATAATATAGAATAGTTAGAATATTAGGTACACAAAAGTTTAATCATTAATTTATGAGAGAAAAACGATGGCTGCTATGTTTTCTAGTGGCAATGTGCTGCACGTTTAGTGCATGGGCTTTACCGTCACAAGACAAGACGGTAACTTTGAAACTGCACAATGTCTCTATCGAGACTGTTTTGGATGCAGTGAAGAAACAAACAGGTGTGAATATGTTGTATAATTCACAAATGTTCAAAGGAGTGCCTCCGGTGTCGATTGATGCGAAAAATGAGAAATGGGAGATCGCACTTAAGTTGATTCTTAATCCTCAGGGATTTGATTATGTGGTGAAGGACGGCATTGTGGTGATTCGCAAAATGCAGGCGGAAAAACGGGAAAACCGTATTCGCGGTATGGTTGTTGATTCGAATAGAGATCCGATTCCCGGAGCCAGTATTATTGTGAAAGGTACTCGTACAGGTACTTCAACAAACATTGAAGGTGAGTTTACGCTGGATGTGAAAAATGACAAAGTGACTTTGGAGGTCTCTTTTATCGGAATGAAAAAACAAACACTTCAGGTGGATGCTACCCGTAAGAAGATGCTTGAAATAACTATGGTGGACGATGTGAAAACATTGGAGGATGTAGTCGTTACGGGATACAGTAATGTTCGTAAATCCAGCTTTACGGGTAGTTCTACGCAAATAACAGGTGATGAATTGCGCAAGGTGTCACAGACGAATGTACTTGACGCCATGCAGTCGTTTGATCCTTCTTTCCGCTTGATGACTAATACGCAGTTTGGCTCCGATCCTAATGCGTTGCCTGAAATGTATATTCGCGGACGTTCGGGGGTAGGTGTCAGAGATTTGGACAAGAATCAACTGTCTAAATCGAATCTGGAGAATAATCCGAATCTTCCTACATTTATTATGGATGGATTTGAGGTTAGCATTGAAAAGGTATATGACTTGGATCCTAGCCGTATAGAGAGTATGACTATCCTTAAAGATGCTGCCGCTACGGCTATTTACGGTTCGCGTGCCGCTAACGGTGTAGTGGTAATTACTACTGTTGCTCCAAAACCGGGCGAAGTTCGTGTTTCTTACAATTTCACCGGTACATTGGAAATGCCCGATTTGCGCGATTATAGTTTGGCAAACGCTTCGCAGAAACTGGAAATGGAACGTCTTGCCGGACTTTTTGAGAATACTGATTTTGGAACTGAAATCTATGATTACAACCGGAAATTTGCTGAGATTCAACGTGGTGTAGATACCGATTGGATGGTATTGCCTCTGCGAAATGCATTCGATCATAAACACAGTCTTTTCATAGAAGGAGGTACGCAAAATCTGCGTTGGGGTGTAGATGCATCTTATAATGGAGCGAACGGTGTGATGAAAGGTTCTGGCCGTGATCGTTACAGTGTTGGTTTTTCTTTGGATTATCGAATGAAGTCTTTGCAAGTGAAGAACACTGTATCGTTTACTCATTCCAAATCAAAAGAGTCGCCTTATGGTTCTTTTAGTGATTATACTATTTTGCAGCCGTATGATACACCTTATAATGATAATGGTACATTGAAAGAAAATTTAAAATTTTCGCAAGTTAGTGGCGGACGCGTGGCTAAAAACCCGTTATATGAAGCGACTCTTGGCAATTATACTTGGAGTGCTTATGATGAAGTATCCAATAATTTGAGCTTAAATTGGTATCTGACTGATTATTGGACCGTCAGGGGGCAATTCAGCGTGAACCGCAAGTATTCTAACGGAGAACGGTTCATTGATCCGTTATCTTCAAAAACAACAGCTTCCCCTCGTGACGGTGGTCATAATTTGGGTGACCTCTATGTAGATAATGGAAACAATTTGAGTTGGAATGCAAATGCGGCTTTATATTATACACGCTCTTTCAATAAACATAATTTGAATTTGTCTGTGGCTTGGGAAGCATCTTCCGGCTCATCAGATGCGACAAGTGCTCATTATCGTGGATTCCCGAACGGACAATTTCATTCGCCGAATTATGCAGCCGAGATATATGAAAAGCCGTCGCGTACCGAAGGAACCTCACGTATGGTTAGTACGTGGGCTACCGGAAACTATACATGGAACGATATCTATTTAGCTGATTTTTCCGTTCGTTTTGACGGTTCATCTGATTTTGGTTCCAAACAGCGCTGGGCACCTTTCTTCTCAGGAGGTTTGGGAGTGAACATTCATAATTATGAATTCCTAAAAGGTAATGAGATAGTCAATAAATTGAAGGTACGCGCATCGTATGGCCGGACTGGTAAGGCTAGTTTCCCGTCTTATGCTGCTACAACCATGTATGAGGCGCTTTTTGATGAATGGTATGCAACAGGCTTTGGCGCAGTGCTAAAAGCTTTAGGAAATAACAACTTGAGTTGGGAAAAGACTGATAAGTTTAATGTAGGTATTGAAATGCAATTTCTGAATCGGCGCTTAACAGTAGATGCGGATTATTACCATGATAAGACCATTGATTTAGTGAACGATGTCAGTTTGTCTCAAACTTCAGGTTTCTCTAGTTATAAAGACAATATGGGCGAAGTGTTGAATCAGGGATTTGAGTTGCAGGTGCGTGGTGAAGTATTTCGTAATCGTGACTGGTTGGTAGCTCTGTGGGGAAATATGGCACACAATAAAAATAAGATTGTGAAAATATCAGATTCACAACGTGCCTATAATCTACGTGTAGAACAATTTTATCAGAATTCTGCGAATGAAGAGTATGGTCGCTATAATGCTCAATATGCAGTACCTATATCTCAATATGAGGAAGGACAGTCACTTACTTCCATTTGGGCTGTGAAGTCTTTGGGTATTGATCCCACTACGGGTAAGGAAATATTCCTGAATCGTGATGGTAGCGTGTCCGATACTTGGAATGCCACTCAGGAAGTGGTTGTTGGTAATACAGAACCTAAATTCAACGGTTCTGTTGGGTTTAATCTTGCCTATAAAGCATGGAGCTTGTTTGCGGCTTTCCAATACGAATGGGGCGGACAGGAGTATAATCAGACTTTGGTGGATCGGGTAGAAAACGCCAGAATACAATATCAAAATGTAGACTTGCGTGTGTTGACCGACAGATGGAAACAACCGGGAGATATTGCTCAGTTTAAAGATATTAAAAACGCTGATAATGTCACCATGCCGACTTCACGCTTCGTTCAGGACAAGGCTTATCTGCGCTTGAGTGCATTGACTTTGAGCTATGATTTTAATCGGGAGTGGATAAAGAAACATTTGGGGATGAATATGCTTCGATTGGAAGCAAGTACACGCGATTTTATTAACTGGAATTCTATCCGTCAAGAGCGAGGCTTAAGCTATCCGAAGTCATGGACGGTCGATTTCTCTATTAAAGCACAATTCTAAGTATACCATTATGATACAAAAAATATATACTACGTTTATTTCTTTTGCGTTTGCAGCCTTGACACTTTCTTCGTGTTCAGATTGGCTGGACCTTTATCCTTCCGACGAGATAAAGGAGGAATACTTGTTTTCTTCCGGTGATGGTTTTCGTACAGCGACGAATGGTATTTATCGGAAAATGGCCACTTTCGATTTGTATGGAAGTAACCTTACTTGGGGAATTCTGGATGCTTGGGCCCAGGCTTATTACATAGAGCAAGCTCCAAGTATAGCTGGTGGAACCCCCATGAGAAAGATAGCAGAGCTTGCTTTTAAAAATACCGAATTGGTTCCTGTTACTGATGCAATGTGGAAAGCCGCTTGGAATGTGGTTGCCAATTGTAATGAATTGGCTCAGCAAGCGGTTCAAGCTGACCCTAATCTTTTTTATGGACTTGACAGTGAACGCCAGATGATTTTGGGAGAAGCTATTGGATTGCGTGCATTTGTGCAATTTGATTTGCTTCGTATTTATGCTCCGTCTCCTTCATCTGTTGGTTTTAGAGAAGATAACCGTACTTTTATTCCTTATGTCAATGTTTATCCCAGTTATATTAACGATCATCAGACGGTTAATTATTGCTTGGAACAGATTATTGCTGATTTGAAGGAAGCACAGCGTATATTGGAGGAAGTTGATAAAGAATCCAAGATGAATGCAAACTCTAGATTTAACATCAATGAAGTCTCTCAAAGCCAGTTTGCAGGATCTAGAGGATATCGTTTGAATTATTATGCGGTAACAGCAGAATTAGCTCGTGTTTATTTGTATGCAGGAAAGAATGCGGAAGCTTATGCAGAAGCCAAAAAAATCATTGATGAAGAAAGTGAAACAGGTTATTTTAAAGCATCAACCAGTTCATCAGGTTTCAGGAATGGAAATATGAAGATGTATAATGATATTATTTTTGGGCTTTATTCCCCCAAGGAATTAGTGGAATGGGATCAGGAAATAAATCATGGTTCCGACGGCTCTAGTGAGGAACATTATCTGTGTCTTGATAGCGAGGTGGCAAAAGAATTATATGGAGATGAAAAGGACAGTGATTGGCGGTTTAAGTATCAACTGGAAGAAATGTATTATGGATATTATTATCGTACTTTGAAATATTACAAACAGACGGAGAGTACTACTGTCGGAATAACAAATAATCAGACAATTCCTATGATACGTATGTCTGAAGTGTATTACATTGCCGCTGAAGCAATTTTTGATACTAATCCCCAAGAAGCGCAGGGGTATTTGGAATTGGTGAAGAAAGGAAGAGGAGTATCAAAGAAGTTTGATAATGTCACAAATAAGTCAGAGTTTATAAACTTGCTGGTAAATGATGCCCGTCGTGAGTTCTTAGGTGAAGGACAGATTTTCTATATGTATAAACGGTTGAATCGGACGATGCCTGCCAGTTCTTATTATAGTAATCCCGTGTTACCAACTGACGAAAATATGATATTACCTAAGCCCGATTCGGAGTCAAACATTTAAGTGTGATACTATTTTAGAATAACTACTTAAAAGAAACGAAAATGAAGAAAAGATATGCTATATGGGGAGTGTTGTTTTGCAGCGTATGTCTGATGCTCGCTTCATGTGAAGAGAAGGGATTGTTGGTCAGCAGCAACGACACAGCCTATTTAAAATTCGTTAACGATATGACTAAGGATACTACTACAGTATCTTTTAAAATGTATAATGAAGGTGAGGATGCTGAGATACCGATAGAGGTTTCTGTTTATGGGCAGATGCAGGATGAAGATTTACATTTCAATGTAATTGCAGATGTCGAACGTACTACTTTGCCGGCTAATTTGTATGTATTGCCTGCAGATTGTAAGATTAGAAAAGGATTGCTTACGGATACTATTTATGTAACATTGAAGAATGATCCGATATTGAGGGCAGAAACGAAGATATTAGCGTTACAGGTTGTAGAAGCAAATACTGTGAAACAAGGTGATTATTTGTATTCGCGTGCTCTCATTTCTGTCACCGATCGTTTGTTTAAACCCGATTGGTGGTCGGTAAACGATGCTGGGACGGAGGAAAACCCAGGAAATTCGGTTGATTGGTATTATTTAGGTGAGTACTCAGAAAAAAAGTATCAGATGTTTTTGGACGAGTTGAAAAAGGATGATATAGTGTTTGATGGAAAGAATAAGCAAGTGTTGCGTAAGTATTCATTGAGATTGAAGAATACCTTGAAGCAGATGAACGCAGGAAAGGATATGGAAGATTGGGTGAAAGATGAGAATGATAATGTGATTACTGTGGAAGTGGCAGGGTAAATTATAAAATTGCAAAGTATGAGAAAATTAGGAATATATGCAGTGATAGTAGTTTTAGTTGGAGTTGTTTCCAGTTGTTTGGATGATGATAACAACTATAACTACAAGCAGATAAATGAAATGCAAGGTGGTGCGCTCAATTTTGAGAACTTTAATTTGGATTATAGTGTGATAGAAGGAGAAGAATTGGTATTGGCACCTACATTTAAGTTTACAATAGATAGTATTACACCGGATGTTAGCTATGAATGGTATGTAGATAAGAAGTTGCAGACAGGCGAAACTGGTCCCACTTATACATTTAAAGCCGAAAAGAGTGGCACATATCAAGTGACATTTGCGGTAACAGATAATAAGACGGGGGTTCAGTTCGGAAAATCCACAACCATTAATGTGAGATCTATCTATCAGCGTGGCTGGGTGATTTTGTCGGATGATGGCGGGCGATCTGTGCTCCATTTCATTGTGCCCACAACACAACGTTATCAGGTAACGTATGGTGGAGAGACGTTCACTCGCGATTCGTTGGTCTATCATATAGTGAAACGTGATATTATCTCCAATCTTGGCTCAAATCCGAAAGGGTTAATGAACAATATTGGTGAAATGGATTATAATAGCGAATATGGGATTAGCGTGTATGACGAGTTGGTGGTGAAGCAAGATCGTTGGGTCGAACTTAATGGTAATACGTTGGAACGTGAGGTATATACGGATGAAGAATTTCATGGAGATATTCCTGCTGATTTTTCTCCGGTAGAAGCTGCTATGACTTTTTCATCCAAAGCGCTACTAGACGAGAATGGATTGATTTATTGGGAAAAAAAGGCGGATGTGACGGATTTCCATGCAGGTACTTATATGCCCATAGGATTAAATAATAATACCCGGTTCAGTCGTTTATTCCAAGCCTACAAGTTTAATGATTATATTACAGATGTGATGCTTGCACTGACGGAAGAAGATAATTCATTGGTTGGAATCTTGGATATGGGATATGCTACTAGTGGTACAGTAATTACTGAAAATTCCAGCTATACAAGTGGAAATATGTATAATATCACTGATCCGAGTGGCGAAGATCATTTTTCGAATATAGAGAAGACTGTGGTGGATGCATTACCTGCTCCGTATAACTCTGGAAATGATATAACAGAGTCTGAACCATATTGGACTGTTCTGCTGAAAGATGAAGCGACATCGGTGTATGAATTACGTTATTTCGGATTGGAGGCTGAAAGAAGGTATGTTGGCTGTCTGGAAGGTTGGTATTACGAGGCCTCTTTGGGTGTTATCAATGATTATCGTGGTATGGCTAATTTTGGAAACAAGCGTTATGTAGTCATTGCCAGCGGAAATCAACTTTATTATTATCAATATGGATGGGATGCTTATGGAGATGTGGAATATAGAGGTGAATTGATGCCATTGGGGGAACCCTTACCTGCGGCTGTTAAGACATTGTCGGGTATGGATGTAACCACCAACTTATATAAACAGAAGTATCCTTACGCTGGGCAATTAGGCGTTGCTCTGGAAGACGGAAGTTTCTATATATTCGGTGTTGTAGAAACAAGATTGGAAGATGGGACGTGTACAGAGGTTTCTCTTAAACAACAATTCCCGAATGAAACTACCTCGGAAGAAAACAAGAAGTTTGGTAAAATAGTAGATGTCCTTTATAAACTGGGACGCGGTATGGATTATATGTCATTTGCGTTCTAGAAGAGCTTTAAAAGCGTTTTTTTGATAATAAATAACCATTATGGTATTAAAACAACTTTTTATTGCCGGCAGCTTGTCTTTTACTCTTGCATTGCAAGGATGGGGACAAGTTCCTGCCGAGCATGATACGGTACAAGCCAATTATGAGTTGGCAGAGAAGTTTCATGAATTTACATTAGGGGGAAAACTGTCTAATAATAGTATGTCCCTTTATCCGCATGAAATCAATGATACGGATAATTTCTGGTTTGATTTTACGACTTCGGCAGGTAAACACTACTATTATGTCAACCCCAAGGAGGGAAAGAAGGAGTTACTCTTCGATAACGAGGAAATGGCTATGCTGCTTTCCGGTTTAACTCATGAGGTTGTGAATCCGGTAAGGTTGGATTTGTCAGAATTAAAGTTCGCAAAAGATCAAAAGTCATTTGTATTCAGTTACAGGTCGAAAAAGTATGATTACAATCGAATTACCCGCAAATTGAAAGAGGTGGAGGAGAAAAAGGCAGATGACAGAGATGCCGAGCCGATATATTCATGGATGAATTTTTCTCCGGATAAGAAGTACATACTGTATGCGAAAGACCATAACTTGTATGTGAAGGGCAACAAGGCATTGGGAGTAGATACTACGGAAGTGCAATTGACTACGGACGGAGTCCCTGATTTTTCGTATGCTCGTGAGGAGGATGCGGGGGAGAATGGTGAAGTTCCTTCTAATGCTCGTTGGTGTCCTGATAGCCGGCATGCATATATTGTGCTTGATGATAATCGGAAATTGCGTGACTTTTGGGTGATTAATTCGATTTCGGACAAGCCGGAGTTGAAGAAATATAAGTATGAATTTCCGGGAGATAAATATGTAACCCAGAATGAACTTGTAATCATTGATATTGTAGAACGGACTGCGAGAAAAGCGAAGATACAAAAGTGGAATGACCAGTATGTGATGCCTTTTAGTGTAACGTCGGATAGCAAGTATGTCTTTTTTGAACGTACCAAACGTACATGGGATGAGGTAGACGTGTGTTCGGTCAATACCTCTACCTTGGAGGTCAAAGAACTGATTCATGAGGTGGATAAGCCTTATCGTGATCCGCATGCGCGTAGCGTGGAAGTTCTGAATGATGGAAAAGATATTCTATTTCGTTCCGAACGTACAGGGTGGGGACACTATTATCATTACGACGGTCAAGGGAACCTGAAAAATGCGATATCTTCAGGACCGTGGGTAAGCGGACATATTGCCGCTATTGATACGCTGCAACGTACGGTTTATTTTTATGGATATGGAGATGACCCGAAGATCAATCCGTTTTACTATCGTTTGTATAAGTCCAATATGGATCGTGAGGGAGCAACTCTACTCACTAAAGAAGACGGGCAGCACCGGGTAATCTTTTTGAAGTCTAGGCGCTACTTTATTGATACATTCTCAAGAGTCGATATGGAACCGAAGATATTATTGAAGGACAATACCGGCAAGGTGATTATGGAGTTAGCAAAGCCTGATTTAAGTCAGGTATATGCCGCCGGTTGGAAGAAGCCGGAAAATTTTGTGGTGAAAGCTGCC
The nucleotide sequence above comes from Bacteroides caccae. Encoded proteins:
- a CDS encoding FecR domain-containing protein, with the protein product MNKFENIYQDAALMRKFLLGEANEAERKELEKRLAECPDLKKVYEQLQNGETLKAAFGEYKDYSSKKAYQSFLQKIGRMEKKERKPSISRVWWYAAAAVIVLAVGLSFYMSNFYSAVEEKRVLIQPGTQQAQLTLPDGSIIDVDKKEVNVVVDGVQVKYKKGVLSYQPTVTTQHEEESTEEKPVKSNELVIPRGGENTVILADGTTVHLNAGSKLTYPVRFAGKRRVVALEGEAYFDVVKDETRPFIVQTHLGEVTVLGTAFNINAYTDASVYTTLVHGKVQFSSSSIGTIILSPGEQAVVSANGSEKRMVDLDEYVGWVDGRYVFNNRPLGEIMQTFERWYDIQVYYETPHLRDITYSGSLKRYGTINSFLDALELTGDLTYKISGRNILIYDKVEELE
- a CDS encoding SusC/RagA family TonB-linked outer membrane protein, which produces MREKRWLLCFLVAMCCTFSAWALPSQDKTVTLKLHNVSIETVLDAVKKQTGVNMLYNSQMFKGVPPVSIDAKNEKWEIALKLILNPQGFDYVVKDGIVVIRKMQAEKRENRIRGMVVDSNRDPIPGASIIVKGTRTGTSTNIEGEFTLDVKNDKVTLEVSFIGMKKQTLQVDATRKKMLEITMVDDVKTLEDVVVTGYSNVRKSSFTGSSTQITGDELRKVSQTNVLDAMQSFDPSFRLMTNTQFGSDPNALPEMYIRGRSGVGVRDLDKNQLSKSNLENNPNLPTFIMDGFEVSIEKVYDLDPSRIESMTILKDAAATAIYGSRAANGVVVITTVAPKPGEVRVSYNFTGTLEMPDLRDYSLANASQKLEMERLAGLFENTDFGTEIYDYNRKFAEIQRGVDTDWMVLPLRNAFDHKHSLFIEGGTQNLRWGVDASYNGANGVMKGSGRDRYSVGFSLDYRMKSLQVKNTVSFTHSKSKESPYGSFSDYTILQPYDTPYNDNGTLKENLKFSQVSGGRVAKNPLYEATLGNYTWSAYDEVSNNLSLNWYLTDYWTVRGQFSVNRKYSNGERFIDPLSSKTTASPRDGGHNLGDLYVDNGNNLSWNANAALYYTRSFNKHNLNLSVAWEASSGSSDATSAHYRGFPNGQFHSPNYAAEIYEKPSRTEGTSRMVSTWATGNYTWNDIYLADFSVRFDGSSDFGSKQRWAPFFSGGLGVNIHNYEFLKGNEIVNKLKVRASYGRTGKASFPSYAATTMYEALFDEWYATGFGAVLKALGNNNLSWEKTDKFNVGIEMQFLNRRLTVDADYYHDKTIDLVNDVSLSQTSGFSSYKDNMGEVLNQGFELQVRGEVFRNRDWLVALWGNMAHNKNKIVKISDSQRAYNLRVEQFYQNSANEEYGRYNAQYAVPISQYEEGQSLTSIWAVKSLGIDPTTGKEIFLNRDGSVSDTWNATQEVVVGNTEPKFNGSVGFNLAYKAWSLFAAFQYEWGGQEYNQTLVDRVENARIQYQNVDLRVLTDRWKQPGDIAQFKDIKNADNVTMPTSRFVQDKAYLRLSALTLSYDFNREWIKKHLGMNMLRLEASTRDFINWNSIRQERGLSYPKSWTVDFSIKAQF
- a CDS encoding S9 family peptidase, producing the protein MVLKQLFIAGSLSFTLALQGWGQVPAEHDTVQANYELAEKFHEFTLGGKLSNNSMSLYPHEINDTDNFWFDFTTSAGKHYYYVNPKEGKKELLFDNEEMAMLLSGLTHEVVNPVRLDLSELKFAKDQKSFVFSYRSKKYDYNRITRKLKEVEEKKADDRDAEPIYSWMNFSPDKKYILYAKDHNLYVKGNKALGVDTTEVQLTTDGVPDFSYAREEDAGENGEVPSNARWCPDSRHAYIVLDDNRKLRDFWVINSISDKPELKKYKYEFPGDKYVTQNELVIIDIVERTARKAKIQKWNDQYVMPFSVTSDSKYVFFERTKRTWDEVDVCSVNTSTLEVKELIHEVDKPYRDPHARSVEVLNDGKDILFRSERTGWGHYYHYDGQGNLKNAISSGPWVSGHIAAIDTLQRTVYFYGYGDDPKINPFYYRLYKSNMDREGATLLTKEDGQHRVIFLKSRRYFIDTFSRVDMEPKILLKDNTGKVIMELAKPDLSQVYAAGWKKPENFVVKAADNVTDLYGVMWKPSNFDPEKKYPIISVVYPGPYFGFVPTNFTLDDSYCTRMAQLGFIVITVGHRGDTPMRGKAYHRYGYGNMRDYPLEDDKYAIEQLAQRHSFIDGKKVGIYGHSGGGFMAAAAICTYPDFYKAAVSCSGNHDNSIYNRGWGECYNGVREVEKVVKDSLGNETKEYEYKFRVKSNAEIAKNLKGHLMLVTGDMDKNVNPAHTYRMAQALIEAGKDFDMLVIPGAGHGYGSADEYFEKKMYRFFAKHLLGDTRADYWGDINRSK
- a CDS encoding PKD-like family lipoprotein gives rise to the protein MRKLGIYAVIVVLVGVVSSCLDDDNNYNYKQINEMQGGALNFENFNLDYSVIEGEELVLAPTFKFTIDSITPDVSYEWYVDKKLQTGETGPTYTFKAEKSGTYQVTFAVTDNKTGVQFGKSTTINVRSIYQRGWVILSDDGGRSVLHFIVPTTQRYQVTYGGETFTRDSLVYHIVKRDIISNLGSNPKGLMNNIGEMDYNSEYGISVYDELVVKQDRWVELNGNTLEREVYTDEEFHGDIPADFSPVEAAMTFSSKALLDENGLIYWEKKADVTDFHAGTYMPIGLNNNTRFSRLFQAYKFNDYITDVMLALTEEDNSLVGILDMGYATSGTVITENSSYTSGNMYNITDPSGEDHFSNIEKTVVDALPAPYNSGNDITESEPYWTVLLKDEATSVYELRYFGLEAERRYVGCLEGWYYEASLGVINDYRGMANFGNKRYVVIASGNQLYYYQYGWDAYGDVEYRGELMPLGEPLPAAVKTLSGMDVTTNLYKQKYPYAGQLGVALEDGSFYIFGVVETRLEDGTCTEVSLKQQFPNETTSEENKKFGKIVDVLYKLGRGMDYMSFAF
- a CDS encoding DUF4843 domain-containing protein, which produces MKKRYAIWGVLFCSVCLMLASCEEKGLLVSSNDTAYLKFVNDMTKDTTTVSFKMYNEGEDAEIPIEVSVYGQMQDEDLHFNVIADVERTTLPANLYVLPADCKIRKGLLTDTIYVTLKNDPILRAETKILALQVVEANTVKQGDYLYSRALISVTDRLFKPDWWSVNDAGTEENPGNSVDWYYLGEYSEKKYQMFLDELKKDDIVFDGKNKQVLRKYSLRLKNTLKQMNAGKDMEDWVKDENDNVITVEVAG
- a CDS encoding RagB/SusD family nutrient uptake outer membrane protein; its protein translation is MIQKIYTTFISFAFAALTLSSCSDWLDLYPSDEIKEEYLFSSGDGFRTATNGIYRKMATFDLYGSNLTWGILDAWAQAYYIEQAPSIAGGTPMRKIAELAFKNTELVPVTDAMWKAAWNVVANCNELAQQAVQADPNLFYGLDSERQMILGEAIGLRAFVQFDLLRIYAPSPSSVGFREDNRTFIPYVNVYPSYINDHQTVNYCLEQIIADLKEAQRILEEVDKESKMNANSRFNINEVSQSQFAGSRGYRLNYYAVTAELARVYLYAGKNAEAYAEAKKIIDEESETGYFKASTSSSGFRNGNMKMYNDIIFGLYSPKELVEWDQEINHGSDGSSEEHYLCLDSEVAKELYGDEKDSDWRFKYQLEEMYYGYYYRTLKYYKQTESTTVGITNNQTIPMIRMSEVYYIAAEAIFDTNPQEAQGYLELVKKGRGVSKKFDNVTNKSEFINLLVNDARREFLGEGQIFYMYKRLNRTMPASSYYSNPVLPTDENMILPKPDSESNI